AGCAATAATCATTAGCAGGTATGAAAAAGCCGCAGTTTTACCATATTCTGCACGTTCAAAAAGTTGGTAAAGATAAAGACCTGACAAAGAAGTTACGCCAACAGACTCGCCTTGAAATTGAATGTAAGGGCCACCAAAACCGCCATATTTGCTGCTAGCCATTGCATAAACTTCTGTAAAAGCATTTAACGCGCTCATTGTGCCAGTAATAATCATAAATAAAATGATTGGTTTTAAGAGGGGCAAAGTTATATAACGTAGTTTTTGCCACCAGCTAGCCCCATCAATATCTGCTGCTTCATAGATTGATTCAGAAATATTTTGAATTGCAGATAAAAATAAAATCATTCCAAATCCAGCACCTTTTAGCACTACTACAGTAGCAATTGTTGCTAAAGCCGTGTATGGATTAGCTAGTAGTCCTGATTGGGGCAAATGTAAACCTATTTTGCTAAGTAAAATATCTAGCAATCCATAATTTGGGCTTAAAATAAGTACCCAAATAGTACCTACTACATACATATCTAAAATATTAGGTAAATAAAATGCACTTCTAAAAAATGCAGCCCCTTTTAATTTATTATTTAATAGCAAAGCGAGCCAAAGACCTAGTGCAATGGAACTTGGAATAGTTAAAACTGCATAAAGTAAAGTTAATCCTAAAGACCACCAAAACCGAGTATCAAAAAGTAGAGACTGATAATTAGCTAAACCTACAAATTCCATACTATTAAAAATATTGTACCAATCTGTAGAAAAAGAAGTGCTTCTAAAGCTAAGATAAAGTGAATAGAGCATTGGATAGCCTAGAAATACAGTAAAAACAAGCAAAAAAGGTGCTAAAAAAAGATATGAAATAAGAGATTCTCGCAAGTTTGGTTTATTATTCATTTACTAAATTTTACTAATCAATGATTTTTCCGTTGTAGGGTCAAAAAGATGACATTTTTCTTTATTAAAAATAAATTGAGATTTTTCCCCAATTGTTAATTTTATATCCGCAGGCAATCGAGCCGTAATTTCTTTATCTGCTAAGGATAGTTGAGCAAAAATTTCGTTTCCCATTTGTTCTATTAATTCTACAGTAGCAGAGAAAACATTTTTATTATCTTGACCATTAGCAAGGCTAATGTCTTCTGGACGAATGC
The sequence above is drawn from the Blastocatellia bacterium genome and encodes:
- a CDS encoding sugar ABC transporter permease, yielding MNNKPNLRESLISYLFLAPFLLVFTVFLGYPMLYSLYLSFRSTSFSTDWYNIFNSMEFVGLANYQSLLFDTRFWWSLGLTLLYAVLTIPSSIALGLWLALLLNNKLKGAAFFRSAFYLPNILDMYVVGTIWVLILSPNYGLLDILLSKIGLHLPQSGLLANPYTALATIATVVVLKGAGFGMILFLSAIQNISESIYEAADIDGASWWQKLRYITLPLLKPIILFMIITGTMSALNAFTEVYAMASSKYGGFGGPYIQFQGESVGVTSLSGLYLYQLFERAEYGKTAAFSYLLMIIALIISFANAKLLKVEK